In the Vallitalea okinawensis genome, ACTTTTCTTGTACGATAAGGTGTCATATCCTCAACAAATAGTACATTGAGACCTAATTCTCTTGCTGGGAATTCTTTTTCTACCCAAGCTGGAGCTTCAATAACCCAAAGGTGGAATTGCTCACCTTCAACTACTAATTGGTCATCATAACCAAGCTCTTTAGTGATAGCTTCCATTCGATCCCTAGGGTATCCTGGCACAATACGATCTACAAGTGTATTACAGAACACATTAGCTTTGTTGATCCAATTTTTAAAGCCTTCATCAAGTCCCCATTGATCTGCTAACTTATTAACGATGTCTTTTAATTTATCACCATTACGATCTATCAATTCACAAGGTATAATGATCATGCCTTTGTCTTTATCGCCTTCAAAAGTTTCATATCTTTCATAAAGCCATCTTGTTAATTTAGCTGGATAGGACTTTTGAGGTTTTGCATCAAACTTATCATTCTCTTCAAAATAAATTCCTGCTTCTGTGGTATTGGATATGATAAATCGCATGTCAGGATTCTTGGCTGTCTCTAAATAATCATTAAAGCTACTATAAGGATTAATCCCTCTGCTAATGGATTGAATAACTTCGTATTCACTAATCGCTTCACCATTCTTGATACCTTGTAGATAAAGGGTATATAGTCCATCTTGTTCATTGAGCTTATCTACCAAACCGTTCTCAATAGGTTGCACTACAACCACTGAACTATCAAAGTTTACTTCTTTGTTCATCTTGTGGATCATCCAGTCAGCGAATGCTCGTAAAAAGTTACCTTCCCCAAATTGGAGAACTCGTTCTGTATATTGATTTCTTTCAAAGGTCTTTGCTGATAATTGCATCATTATGCCTCCTCTTATAATCACTAATATAGTTTTATTCTATTATCTCCTGAAAACAATTTCAGCGCATATTTTGTTTTATAAATGAATATATTATGCATCTTTTGCTTTTTGCATAAGGTATAAGGATTTAAGTGATATCTTTTTCCAAATTCATATATTATGACATACTATTGTCATATTTATTTTTGTATAATGAGTTAAAACTCAAGGAGTGAGATAAATGGAACATTTACAGCATTGGATTAATAATTTAATGAATTCACTTGAATCTGAAACTGAAAAAGAACTAAGTAATAAGATCATTGAAAATTGTGGCAGAGTATGTGCCAAAGAATGTGGTGCTACCAATGAAGTCAAAAAAATCATTACGAGTCTAAATGATCATAATGATATTGATATCATTCTTGAAAGAATGAATCTGGCTGGAATAGGTGGAGGCAAGTTACATAGAATAGATAATCATATATATGGTATATACGAAACATGTTATTGTCCTTCTAGAAATCTTATTAATAATACAAGCTTCTGCAATTGTACAAAAGGGTGGCTAAAAGAAGTTTTTGAAGACATATTAGGAAAAACTATAGATGTGAAGCTTGAACAAACTATTGCTCAAGGAGATTCTATGTGTAAATTCCAAATCAGCTATTAAATTTTTTCTCTATTTGCAATAAAAGCACCTTAGATTTAAAGCAAAATCTAAGGTGCTTAACTTAAGTTTTGATAGTAGGGCTACTCAATTAAATAATTATGTTGATACAGTCCCTATTAATACTTATACAGACGTCTAAATAAAGACGGCGACAAACCAGTATCTTTTTTAAATTTCTTTGAAAAATAATAAATATCTTTAAAACCAAGCTGGTAAGTAATATCTGATATATTTAATTCTGTTGACAGAAGTAAATCTTTTGCTTTTCTTAATCGAATATCGTTGATATATTTTTTAGGAGATACTCCAAGGCTTTTTTTAAAAATAGTCACAAAATAATTGGGATGTAGATGTATTAAGTCAGCTAATTCATTATTGGTCACATGACGATTCAAATTATTCTCTATATAGTCAAGAACAATAGATAGCTTATTAGCTGAATGGGAAGGTGTTTTGAAAGTTATTGATGTACACTTATCAAGATAATACTGCATGATTTCGTATAATAATGCTTTTGATTTAACTATATTGCTTATATTTTTATAATTATTACACGCTATCATTTTAATAAATAATTGCTGAATAGTATTCTTTTCTTCATCTAACTCTAAACAGTAAGGTATTTCTATCACATCTATTAACCGAAGATTTTCATGTCCACTAATCAATGAAGAAAAATGGCAGTAATAATGATCCAGATTTTCTTGACTTATTATGTTGAAAGTTTGTTTAGTATGGGCTGGTATAAATAGTAAACTGTTCTTCTTTGGATATAATTCCTCTCCATCAATGTTGAGATAAATTTCACCTTCGTTGATGAGATAGATTTTATCAAGAATAGGTGTAAAATCTTCTGCTCCCCAACCTTTTCCGACAGTACTCCGATTAGCATACTCAACATTAATTGATAAATTACTTATATAATTATCCAATATATATTGTTCCATTCGATCCATAACATAACCTCATTACTAATGACATGCTTTATCGCAATTTGAATATAATTCATTTTATCATAATTTATACCTCAGTTATAGGACCATTACGTAATAATATCTTAGAAAAGTACAAATAAACCTTCAATACAACCATTTTTATTACAAGCTAATTATGATTAAATGAAGACAGCATGATCAGGAAAAAAGTTAGGAGGCTAAAACTCTGATGAAAAAAAATCTACTGGAGCATGAAAAATCAGGATATGAATTAATTAAACGCATATTACCAGATGATTATCAGAATTTCAAAATAGAAATAATAGGTAATACAGAACATGATGTATTTGAAATTGTGACTGTTAATGAAAAAATTCTACTACGAGGTAATAATGCTGTTAGTATTGGTTCAGCACTACATTGGTATTTGAAGTTTTACTGCAATTGTCATATATCATGGTGTGGTAATAGGTTAGAACTACCAAAACCACTTCCCCTACCTAGTACTAAAATTAGAAAGCAAACACCTAATAAATATCGATATTATCTAAATTACTGTACGTTTAACTATTCAATGGCATGGTGGGATTGGGATCGATGGGAAAAAGAAATTGATTGGATGGCGCTAAACGGTATTAATATGCCATTATCTATAATTGGTCATGAATATTTGTGGATTAAAGTAGGGCAGAAATTGGGCATTTCAAAAGAAAAGATGAAGGAATTCTTAACAGGTCCAGCTTTTTTTGCTTGGAACTTCATGGGTAATGTTGATGGCATTGGAGGACCATTGCCAGATTCTTGGATAGAAGAACATTATGAACTTCAAAAGAAAATATTAAAAAGACAACGTGAACTTGGAATGATGCCTGTATTACCAGGTTTTTACGGTCACATACCTCAGGCTCTAGGTGATAAACATCCATCAGCAATGATTACTCAATTAGAAAGCTGGTATGGAGTAGCAGGTGTCTATTTTCTTGATCCACAAGATAAGTTATTTGATGAAATAGCAGATATTTTTTATTCGGAACAGAAGAAACTCTATGGATCAGATCACCTCTACTCCATGGATTTATTCCATGAAGGAAGTTCACCGAATGCTTCTGAAGAATATATGCAAGAGGCAGCATTAAATGTCTATAAAAAAATGATTGATCATGATAAAGAAGGGGTTTGGGTCATGCAAAGTTGGTCCATGCAAGAATGTATGGTTAAAGTTTTACCCTCACAACATTTAATGCTATTGGACCTTTATGGAGAACATGATCCAAAGTGGGAAAAAACAGAAGCTTTTTATGGTAAGCCATGGTTATGGTGTTTGCTGCATAACTTTGGAGGTATTAATGGACTAACTGGTAATCTGAAAAATGTTTACAATGAACTTCATAAAGCCTATACAAGCGACCACAACGGGGATATGGTTGGTGTTGGGTTTGCTCCTGAAGCCATCGAAGAAAATCCAGTGTTTTATGATTTAGTTTCTCAGATGATATGGGATTATGATGAAGAGATTAATATGGATGAATGGATAAAAAACTATTTATTACGTCGTTATGGTAAAGAGAATGATAAAGCTATGAAAGCCTGGGAGTACTTATTAGATTCTGTATATTCAGGTGTTAATAGTTTTGGATGTACAGATTCCATTATTTGTGCTAGACCTGCTTTTGAGATTGAAAAGGTAGTTAATAGTAAAGTGAAACCCTATTTTGATTTACGTACACTCTTTAATGCTTGGGAACAACTTATCAACGCAGCAGATCATCTCAATGGAGTTGAACCATTTGAATATGATTTGACCGATGTTGGTAGAGAAGTATTAGCTATGTACGCCAGACCTATATACCTCCAAATGATAACTGCATACAAAAATCGTAATAAGAATATCTTCATAGAACACTGGAAAGTTCTTAAGGAGTTAATCTTGGATTTAGATCAACTTGTTGGTACTCAGAAACTATTTACAACTAAGAAATGGCTAGAAGATGCCAAGTCATGGGCACACAATGATGATGAGGCCAAACTTTATGAATACAACGCCAGAATGCAAATAACGCAATGGTGGCCAGACGTTTCTTTTCATGATTATGCTCATAAACACTGGTCAGGACTATTAAAAGAATTTTATTTAAAAAGATGGAAAATCTTTGTTAACTACTTGCATGAATCCCTGACTAGCAATCAAGAAATGGATTATCCTCAATATGAACAAGACGTTTTGCAATTTGAAAATACTTGGATAGAAAGTTGTGAGCCTATCAAAGAATCAACACACTCCGATACCATTTCTCTATCTAGAAAGCTGTACTCAAAATATAAATCTATACTTAAAAATTATAATTAAATGAGGTGGAGGTTTCACTATGTCAAATAAGCCATATTATATATTTGTTGAAGATCGCTTTAATCCTATTAAAGCTAAAACTACTGAAGTAGAAAAACGAAAGAACCATACATCTTTAATCGGTGAAGCTAGACCTGGTGAGTATTATACTTTTCAAATAAGTATTTACTCTCCGGACAACGATCTTGAGAACATTGATGCTCGACTATTAGATCTTTCTTCCCAACAGTATCATATACCTTCACAGTTAATGTCCTGCTTTAATTTAGAAGGCTTTGATACTAATGGTGATTACTTCAAGAAGGAGATCTCCATAGAAAAAGGTAGACAACAAGTCCTTTGGTTTGGTATCCAAATTCCTCTTGAGGCTTCTAATGGTGCATATAAAGGTACCTTACAATTACTCTCTAATGCCCAACTTATCGATACAATCCACCTTAACATCAA is a window encoding:
- a CDS encoding tagaturonate reductase — encoded protein: MQLSAKTFERNQYTERVLQFGEGNFLRAFADWMIHKMNKEVNFDSSVVVVQPIENGLVDKLNEQDGLYTLYLQGIKNGEAISEYEVIQSISRGINPYSSFNDYLETAKNPDMRFIISNTTEAGIYFEENDKFDAKPQKSYPAKLTRWLYERYETFEGDKDKGMIIIPCELIDRNGDKLKDIVNKLADQWGLDEGFKNWINKANVFCNTLVDRIVPGYPRDRMEAITKELGYDDQLVVEGEQFHLWVIEAPAWVEKEFPARELGLNVLFVEDMTPYRTRKVRILNGAHTSMVPVSYLYGLRTVRESVEDDVMGQFVKEAVFNEIIPTLSLSKEELESFAADVMDRFRNPYIKHYLISIALNSNSKYRTRVLPSVLKYKELNGELPHKLTFALAALIRLYKGEYNGETINLKDDPTLLDLYQELWNQEQVDYKDIVSRVLELEDLWGHDLNQVEGMTDQVVGYLELIDQKGMDAGLKEVLG
- a CDS encoding DUF6144 family protein; protein product: MEHLQHWINNLMNSLESETEKELSNKIIENCGRVCAKECGATNEVKKIITSLNDHNDIDIILERMNLAGIGGGKLHRIDNHIYGIYETCYCPSRNLINNTSFCNCTKGWLKEVFEDILGKTIDVKLEQTIAQGDSMCKFQISY
- a CDS encoding helix-turn-helix domain-containing protein, which encodes MDRMEQYILDNYISNLSINVEYANRSTVGKGWGAEDFTPILDKIYLINEGEIYLNIDGEELYPKKNSLLFIPAHTKQTFNIISQENLDHYYCHFSSLISGHENLRLIDVIEIPYCLELDEEKNTIQQLFIKMIACNNYKNISNIVKSKALLYEIMQYYLDKCTSITFKTPSHSANKLSIVLDYIENNLNRHVTNNELADLIHLHPNYFVTIFKKSLGVSPKKYINDIRLRKAKDLLLSTELNISDITYQLGFKDIYYFSKKFKKDTGLSPSLFRRLYKY
- a CDS encoding alpha-N-acetylglucosaminidase; translated protein: MKKNLLEHEKSGYELIKRILPDDYQNFKIEIIGNTEHDVFEIVTVNEKILLRGNNAVSIGSALHWYLKFYCNCHISWCGNRLELPKPLPLPSTKIRKQTPNKYRYYLNYCTFNYSMAWWDWDRWEKEIDWMALNGINMPLSIIGHEYLWIKVGQKLGISKEKMKEFLTGPAFFAWNFMGNVDGIGGPLPDSWIEEHYELQKKILKRQRELGMMPVLPGFYGHIPQALGDKHPSAMITQLESWYGVAGVYFLDPQDKLFDEIADIFYSEQKKLYGSDHLYSMDLFHEGSSPNASEEYMQEAALNVYKKMIDHDKEGVWVMQSWSMQECMVKVLPSQHLMLLDLYGEHDPKWEKTEAFYGKPWLWCLLHNFGGINGLTGNLKNVYNELHKAYTSDHNGDMVGVGFAPEAIEENPVFYDLVSQMIWDYDEEINMDEWIKNYLLRRYGKENDKAMKAWEYLLDSVYSGVNSFGCTDSIICARPAFEIEKVVNSKVKPYFDLRTLFNAWEQLINAADHLNGVEPFEYDLTDVGREVLAMYARPIYLQMITAYKNRNKNIFIEHWKVLKELILDLDQLVGTQKLFTTKKWLEDAKSWAHNDDEAKLYEYNARMQITQWWPDVSFHDYAHKHWSGLLKEFYLKRWKIFVNYLHESLTSNQEMDYPQYEQDVLQFENTWIESCEPIKESTHSDTISLSRKLYSKYKSILKNYN